TTGAACACGAACGCATCACGCAGCTCGGCGCTCGGCCCCTGGTAGTACTTCTTGATGTAGCTGGTGTACTCGTTGTTCGGGTAGTTCGGAGCAAATGCGGGGTTACTCGTATTGTGATTCTTGAACGTCGGGTCGTACCACGCGTCCATGCTGATGCGGAAGCCGGACGTATCCTTGTACTTGAAATCGAATTCGCTGTAGAGGTTCAGCATCGACTGGATCGTGCTGAACTTCGGCGTCGACAGATCGCCTTCGTCGTAGGTCGGGCTGTTCGTGTAGAAGTGGTCCGGATTCTGAAGCCGGATGTCGTAGTCCGCGCGCACCGTGTTGTCCCATTCCATATCGATGTCCGGGTTCGGCACATCGAAGTGGAAGGCGTTGGCGTTCGCGCTCCACAGCCCGCACGCCGCAGCGATGCAGGTCGCGTGCACGCCAAGGCTGATCGCACTTGGCTTTAGACTTTTCTGTTTCATGCGTCTCCTCTTGTCTTTGTCGAACTGCCGCAGAAAAGGCCAAGGCCGTTGGACTGCCGCAGACTTGCAATGAAGCGAAACCGGCCTCCCACCCTCGTCAGCATCGCGTCTCGGATACATCTCACAGCCACCAGAATACGAATGCTGTTCGGAAAGATAAACGCTCGAAACTCGACTGTCAACGCTCGCTCACCCCTACGTGAGGCATTTTTTTGAACGACGTTCAACTTCGGGGTAAACCTGAGCCTGAGATGGGTGATGGACTGGAAGCGGTCAGCGCACGGTCGCGGTCGCAGCGGTGCTAAACACTTGCAGAGCGCCTATTTAGACGCGAAAGGAAGACCAATCGCAGAAACTGCCGAAACGCTGGCGCGATCGGATCGATTTGCTTTGCAGTCCTTCGGTATACCTGGTCATGGATCGTGACCGGATGAATCCTTATCCCGTCGCTGCGTAGAAGTGCATTTCTGGTTTTCGGGGAGGAGGCGGGAACACGCGCCATGCGCCGTCGTCGTGCCGAAAGAAGAATATGGCGAGGGAGCTTTCCGAGGCGCACGATCGCGCAAGCACGCACCTCGTCTGTCCCGAGTTTGGTGAAGTGAACCGGGTTAGATGCACCGGGTTGGTCGCAGTGGGCGCGAACCACTTCTCGATGAGCGAACGCAAAGTACTTTCGCCAAGCTTCATGTCCTGCTCCTTCAACCGCCTTGTGCGCGCCTCTGACAATCCCAGCCACGACCGCACATTGGCGACCTTGACCGGCCAACCCCGATACCTGCGCATTGCCGGCTCCAGCTTCCCACGCAGCGAGAATGGTCTGGCTTTGCCGCAATGAGTCTGTTGACTAAATACTAGTAGTCAGCCGACCCATTATCAAGCCAGACGACACCAGGGGAAATGCCGGTATGGACAAACCCTCCCTTTGTTCCGGTAGGATAGTGATGCGACGAGCGACGGACGGAACGTCATCTAAAAGTTAATTAGTCGACCGACGTCTGTTTATTCGTCATCTGACTAACATCAGATTAAAGCCGGAGAGCACCACGGATGAAAGATCTAACCATCTCATCGGCAGACCTCGACAACACGGCCGCAGACGCGCCCAAACGGCGCGGCAACCGAACGACACGCGTGCCCGCCATCATCGAAGTGGCGATCGAGGTCTTCGCATCTGAAGGGAACGCTGGTTTCACTCAACGCCGCATTGCCAGCGACGCCGGAATTCGACTGAGGACCTTGCAGCACTACTTCAGCACCCGCGAAGAACTATTGCGAGCCACGATCGAGGCATTCACGGATCGCTATTTCGAGCACTACCGGACGATCGCCGAAGACAAACTCCGGCCACCGGGGGCGCGACTGGACGTCATTGTCGACGAGGCGTTCTCCGTATTGACGGCGACCGGCGGAAATCGCGTTAGCGCCTTCGTGCTGGAATGCTGGAGTCTCGCCGAACATGAGCCGTTTCTGCATGCCCTGATGGCGAAATCTACCGCCGATTTTCAAGGTCTTCTGGCAGAACTGATCG
The sequence above is drawn from the Paraburkholderia sprentiae WSM5005 genome and encodes:
- a CDS encoding TetR/AcrR family transcriptional regulator; translation: MKDLTISSADLDNTAADAPKRRGNRTTRVPAIIEVAIEVFASEGNAGFTQRRIASDAGIRLRTLQHYFSTREELLRATIEAFTDRYFEHYRTIAEDKLRPPGARLDVIVDEAFSVLTATGGNRVSAFVLECWSLAEHEPFLHALMAKSTADFQGLLAELIAQINPTLSSEECTLRGALLLSHLQGLVVFLRRSDANALDPDALRHAMKVVWRAVSNASP